The DNA region GCCGGCGCCGATCTTGAAAATCTGGTCAATGAAGCCGCGATCCTTTCCGCCCGCCGCAACAAGAAATCCATTGGTCAATCGGAATTGGAGGAGGCGATCGAGCGCGTGGTGATGGGACCGGAACGCAAGTCCCGCCTCATCTCTGAAGAAGAGAAGCGCATCATTGCCTACCATGAAGCTGGTCATGCCATCGTGGCAAATGCCATCGCTGAGGCTGATCCCGTCCAAAAAGTGACCATTGTCGGTCGCGGACAAGCCGGCGGCGTGACGTGGTTCCGCCCCGACGAAGACCGCCTTCTCATGTCCCGCAAGAAGATGTACGCCACGCTTGCCATGGCGCTGGGCGGACGCGCCGCCGAAGAGTTGATCTTCGACGACATTACTTCGGGCGCATCCAACGACATCGAGCAGGTGACTCGCATGGCGCGTGCCATGGTCACCCGCCTCGGCATGAGCCCCGAACTCGGCACGATGACCTACGGTCAGAAGGAAGAGATGATCTTCCTCGGGCGTGAGATCTCAGAACAACGCGATTATTCCGAAGCCGTTGCCGAGCAGATCGACCGCGAAGTCCGCAAGATCGTGGAAGATTCGTACAAGCTTGCCAAATCGATGGTCAAGAAGTATCGCAAGCAGTTGGATCTGATCGCGACCAAACTACTTGAGGTCGAATCCCTCAACCGCGAGGAATTCGAAGCACTCTTCCCGCCTCCGCTCGGCAAGAAGAGTGGAACTCCGCAGGTTGCGTAATTTGTAAAATGAAGAGCCTCCCGGTTTACCGGGAGGCTCTTTTGATTCTTACATGTGCGAATTACGAAGGATTCGTTTCCTTGTGCTGTCTCACCAACTCACGCCGCAGGATCTTGCCGACGGTGGTCTTGGGAAGTTCGTCCCTGAACTCATAATGGGTTGGGACCTTGTACGGCGCAAGATGTTCCTTGCAGAATGTCTTGAGCTCTTCCTCGGTCAACGTTTCACCCGGCTTGACTACGATCCACGCCTTGACAGTTTCACCGCGATGCGGGTCGGGGATGCCGCCCACGCCCACTTCCAACACCTTCGGGTGATCCATGATGACTTCCTCCACTTCGCGGGGCCATACCTGGAAGCCGCCCGGCTTGATGAGTTCCTTCTTGCGGTCCACGATGTAGAAATAGCCGTCCTCATCCATGCGTGCAATATCGCCGGTGAAGAGCCAGGTCTTGCCATCCTTCAGCGTGCGCAGGGAATTGGCGGTCTCGGTCGGCATGTTGTGATATCCCTTCATCACATTCGGGGCATTGATCACGATCTCGCCGATCTCGCCTTCAGGGACTTCGGTTTCGCCATCGTCCAGACTGATGAGCTTCATATCCACATCCGAAAGAGGCATGCCGATGGAACCAACCTTGTTCTCGCCGTTGAGCGGATTGCAGGTCGCGGCGGTCGGCGTCTCTGACATGCCATATCCTTCAAAGACCTTTCCGCCCGTCAGGCGTTCAAAGGCTTCCTTGGTTTCGCGCATCAACGGAGCCGAGCCGGAGATGCATGCCTTAATGGAAGACAAGTCGTATTTGCCTGCCTTCACATCAGGATGGTTGCTGAGGGCGTTATACAACAGCGGCACGCCGGGGAAGAGGGTCGCTTTGAACTTGCTGATGTTCTGCAGCACATCCTTCAAGTCGCGTGCGTTTGGCACCATCACCATGCTCGCGCCGATGGTCATGCCAAAGTTCATGCCCGCCACCATGCCGTACACATGGAAGAGCGGGATTCCCATCAGCACCACTTCCTTGCCTTCTTCAGCAGTGACAAACCAGGCTTTCATCTGAAGCGTATTTGCCACAATATTTTTATGCATGGCAACTGCGCCCTTGGGTACGCCGGTCGTACCGCCCGAATATTGGAAGAGCGCCGTATCCTCCGGCAGGACTTCCACGTTCGGTTTGGGCGAGTCGGCGTGTTTTTTCAACAGATCCTGCATCCACACATCGCCGGATTCGAGCGCCTCTACGCGGTCGCCCTCTTTTTTTTCCTTTACCAGCGTGAACAGGAAGCGCAGCAGAGGCGGCAGGGTTTCCTTGATATTGGTGACAATAACCTTCTTGAGGTTCGACTTCTTCCTCACCTCACAGATCTTTCCGTAGAAACGGCTGAGCGTGATCATGATCTCGATATTGGCATCTTTTACCGGGATCAATATCTCATCCACAGGATAGGTTGGGTTGATTGCCACAACCACCCCGCCCGCCTTCAGGATTCCAAAATAAGCAATCACGAACTGCGGCGTGTTCGGCAGGAACAGACCCACCCGGTCACCCTTCTTCACACCCATTTCAACCAGCGCCGCAGCCATGCTGTCAGCCATCCGGTTCATATCCTTATAAGAAATGACCGCGCCTTTGAAGATCGTACAGGCGTGGTCAGGATATTTGCGCGCGGCTTCCTCTAGAAAATGGAATAACGGCACTTTTGGATATTCGATTGTTTGCGGCACACCTTTATCATAATGTGCCAGCCACGGTTTGTTGCTCATACTTCCTCCTCCATTGATTTGTTGGACTGCTGAAGATGACTAGGCACAAAGTATATACGCGAAGATATTAAAAGTCAATTACAACACCTGTTTTTTCATGGAGTTACGGATG from Anaerolineales bacterium includes:
- a CDS encoding long-chain fatty acid--CoA ligase — translated: MSNKPWLAHYDKGVPQTIEYPKVPLFHFLEEAARKYPDHACTIFKGAVISYKDMNRMADSMAAALVEMGVKKGDRVGLFLPNTPQFVIAYFGILKAGGVVVAINPTYPVDEILIPVKDANIEIMITLSRFYGKICEVRKKSNLKKVIVTNIKETLPPLLRFLFTLVKEKKEGDRVEALESGDVWMQDLLKKHADSPKPNVEVLPEDTALFQYSGGTTGVPKGAVAMHKNIVANTLQMKAWFVTAEEGKEVVLMGIPLFHVYGMVAGMNFGMTIGASMVMVPNARDLKDVLQNISKFKATLFPGVPLLYNALSNHPDVKAGKYDLSSIKACISGSAPLMRETKEAFERLTGGKVFEGYGMSETPTAATCNPLNGENKVGSIGMPLSDVDMKLISLDDGETEVPEGEIGEIVINAPNVMKGYHNMPTETANSLRTLKDGKTWLFTGDIARMDEDGYFYIVDRKKELIKPGGFQVWPREVEEVIMDHPKVLEVGVGGIPDPHRGETVKAWIVVKPGETLTEEELKTFCKEHLAPYKVPTHYEFRDELPKTTVGKILRRELVRQHKETNPS